A genomic segment from Roseibium algicola encodes:
- a CDS encoding DMT family transporter has product MNTLEEPGLPLRAALAGIALVLAATFSFALGDVSTKYLAGRYPVEVILAVRYALNTALLLAFVYPKLGARLWATNRVWLVIGRGGCLALASLTLALALRLMPVGETIAIIYLSPFVVMLLSAPFLGEPVRRGNWIWAALGFAGVLIIVRPGGGLDAFGVTLALINAGLATAYHLLTRLLSRTETTISLLFHTAWVGTVVFGLWAAPSLSGLAIAAFDLVVMLGLGVAYSLGHYLFTAAYRAAPPSLLAPVNYAHLVWAGGLGFLFFGDVPGVFSLAGMGLICVSGVAIALSARRK; this is encoded by the coding sequence GTGAACACTTTGGAGGAACCCGGTCTTCCACTCCGTGCGGCACTTGCCGGGATCGCATTGGTACTGGCAGCGACCTTCTCCTTTGCGCTCGGAGACGTCAGCACCAAATATCTTGCTGGCCGCTATCCCGTCGAAGTCATTCTGGCAGTGCGCTACGCGCTGAACACGGCGCTTTTGCTGGCTTTCGTTTATCCGAAGCTGGGCGCCCGCCTTTGGGCAACCAACCGTGTCTGGCTTGTCATAGGCAGGGGTGGTTGCCTGGCCCTTGCTTCCCTCACGCTCGCCTTGGCCCTTCGCCTGATGCCCGTCGGTGAAACCATCGCCATAATTTACCTATCGCCCTTTGTCGTGATGCTTCTTTCCGCGCCATTTCTGGGCGAGCCTGTCCGGCGCGGGAACTGGATCTGGGCTGCCTTGGGTTTTGCCGGCGTCTTGATCATCGTAAGGCCGGGAGGTGGTCTGGATGCGTTTGGGGTTACCCTCGCCCTTATAAATGCTGGGCTTGCAACAGCCTATCACCTGCTAACCCGTTTGCTTTCGCGCACGGAAACCACAATATCCCTGTTGTTCCATACGGCTTGGGTGGGCACCGTCGTCTTTGGCTTGTGGGCAGCCCCTTCATTGTCCGGACTTGCAATCGCTGCCTTCGATCTTGTCGTCATGCTTGGGCTGGGCGTTGCCTATTCCCTGGGTCACTATCTCTTCACAGCCGCCTATCGCGCAGCGCCGCCGTCTCTTCTGGCGCCTGTCAACTACGCCCATCTGGTGTGGGCGGGAGGACTTGGATTCTTGTTCTTCGGAGATGTCCCTGGCGTGTTCAGCCTGGCCGGGATGGGGCTGATCTGTGTTTCAGGCGTTGCGATTGCCCTGTCTGCACGCCGCAAATGA